The stretch of DNA GATATCAGTTAGGACAAGGCTTTttaaggggagaaaaaaacaaggccCTCTGTCGCTGCTGagttggaggtcagagacaaaataatccaagtaatccagcAAGGgccttgtgagagtgaactgtatccctcatttccatccccaaaaacacatttttccacctGAACCTTCAATGTTGAACAAGCGATGTACCGTGAACCCGGAGGCAGCACTGACTCTGTATGTTTAAAACTGAGTTTGTGCTGTCAACGCCCTctagtggtaaaaaaaaaaaaaaaaccctaaccctaaccctaaccctaaccctaaccctaacccttcctGCAGCTTTAACAGCACTTGATGTTTGACTGACTGTTGTCACATCCTGTTGTGTCTTCCTGCAGGAGAGACGTGTTCACGCTGACTGATGTTCACCCAGAGAAGAAGCAGCACATGGAGGAAAAACCTCCAGAAAACACCGCGTCCAACATCTACATGACTCTAGAGGACCTGCTGGACATGAATGCCAAAGCTGTAAAAACCAAAGAACAGTGTAAGGACACCtagacaaacactgaaaacacacacagaggctgtgtGACTTAAGACTTAGGAGCTCcaatggttgccatggtgaggAGCCAGAAATAGATAAAACTGAACACCCAAAATGTTATACCATAGGGTCTATATGTTGTTTAAGCTATTTTTAACTAAAGCAGTCATGTTAATGCCTGGATATCTaatttttacaaatattttgcACAATGTCAATAGATAAGTCATACATGGGTGGGATATAATTTATAGCTCTGTTGAActgttgatatttaacttatATATCAAGTGACATTCTGTTGAATAACCATGAGGTTTATCAAGTATAAGATATTTATGCAAAggggaaaacatgtttttcacaaCTACATATCCATTTGTTGAAGTTGTTGCATCTTCTTTTAAAAGACAAATTACAGGACACAAGTtggaaaatatttgtttgtggatTAAGGATTGTGAGAAGGATTTGTCACGTTTGTCATACTTTtcaaatgtattgattttttcttCTTGGACAAGCAGACATTTATATTTGGAATCTTCTTTGTAAACTCCCGATACGCTGGATTTGTTAAAGGAACTGTATCTTTCCCTTTAAAACACCAACATATCTCacacaatgtgaaaatgaagcagactgaatttattattataataaatctATCTACTCATCAACTATATCTGACACttatctttaattttttttaatagaaccAGGTAATGAGTATGATATTTTGCAAAACCctttattatttcaacataAAATTATCAACAATTCACTGACAGGCAGCAAAGAACCATCACATACAGAAACTGATACACCACTAACCAAATTTACATTTCTTATGTTTAACAACAACATACATACTTCATGGACAGATTATGAGCCATTTTGCTTCTCATACATATGAAACAGGTGCTTATTCCTCACAatcctgtctgtttttattatattttgagttctttcatcatcattaatgGTCTCAAACTGTAACCACATCAATAGTGTTGCACTGGAGCAGGTCTTTTTGTGCACTGTCCGATCACCACAGCAGTATGAGCGGTCAAACATAATCTCAACAATATAGCCCGGATACCCTGAATCTCAGTTAGCAGATCTGGTTTCTGTGGAAGGTTTTTGTGAAGAGTTAAGCAAACATGTCCAGACATAGTTTGTGTTATGAAGCACAATGCTGACGACAGATGGCTCTTGTCAAGAAAACACCAGAATTTAATTGGATCCTGTTTCCTAATgggatgctgttgttgttttttgtcattgaGAAGCAGACTGTGTATTTTCTTTGACAAGAACATGCTGTTGATTAGCTGATTAGCTGATCTTCATATAAACTAACTGTTTAATAAATATAGTGCCAGTAGATCATTTGTTTCTGAGACAGTGCGACTGCCTAAAATAAAAGGATGTAATCACACAGACCAGATAAAAGAGGAATAAACAGCCAGTGTGCATCAGCTGACCAACACCTCCCACCCACCTCACAACCTAATGTCCAGTGattctggttgtgtgtgtgtgcatgtgtgtgtgtgtgtgtgtgtgtgtgtgtgtgtgtgtgtgtgtgtgtgtgtgtgtgtgtgtgtgtgtgtgtgtgtgtgtgtgcgtgtgtgtgtgtgcgtgtgtgtgagaaagagagagagagggaaagagagagagagagagagagagagagagaactataAGGTATGATTTATGAGAAGGGGCTGCACTTTTCACAAGATGAATTggggtgaaaacataatttgaatgatactacaactgctacaaacactataacaacaacaacaacaacaacaacaataataataatattagtagtagtggtagtaataataataacaataataataataatttgaggaagaaaagaagaagaagtagtgGGTTTTCTGATCAAACCCTAAATGTTCAAACTATCTTGTCCAATTCTTGATGTATAGACTTATAGCTTAGATTGTATTGTCAGTatcaatacagaaaaataaaaaataaaagagagagagaagagtgacaAGCTTGAGTTGTCTCTCTACCAGTGAGTATGacactgccacctgctggagaAAGCAGAAACTACTCTGTGTATTTCTTTTCCTAATGTTTTACCTCCTCCACCCATTTAGCCGTCAGGAtgccctgtccctctctctctctctctttctctctctctctctctctctaccacaCCTTGTATTTGTGCATAAGCACATCTGCACATCAGGAGGAGTGCACACTTGTGCAGTGAGGAAGTCTGTGTTTGGGTTTTCCAGTTGtaaatatgaggaaaaactTAAGCAGCAAGAGGGATTACCGCCAGATGCCGTACACTTTTTGTGACTCTTGATGTATCCTCATGATTGTGGATGCAGATTATAACCTACATCCTTGGTTGCCTAAGCAGCTTTGATGGGACTTTACATAATTTTACCCATGAATCTTACAGACAATAACAACTAACAGGAAACCAGAGACCTTGAGAGCAGATGATGTTAATCCCAGTCAAATGCCAAGTATGGCTGGAGACATCCACCCTGTCATCAGATTaaggcatttctgctttgtttgataaaatgcagtgaagaaTGATTGGAAGGATGGGCAGGGGGGTTGGCAGGCCACAGAGGTCATTAACTTACTGGAATCAAACCCACAACATTGGGGGAGTACACAGTACGAGCCAGTGTTTCCCCTAGTATTCCCAGAGCAGTGACGGGCCACCACTGGAGTGGAAAATATGaatactaaacaaaacaaacaaaaaaacaggaacagtgaacaggaagtgatgttgAATCAAGACCAAGATCGTCTGCAAAAAGTCATGCTCCATAAAAATACAAGGGGAGATCCAGAACTGCAGGGATGGACTGTGATCATGgcagtttaaattttttttcaattctgcCTCTGGTGCCCTACTGCCATGGTAAATGTCTGGGGAATGCAGATGGTGGAAGAATAGGGTTTGTGCATTTGGCCTGGCCTGAGAAAAGTGAAGGTTGACATCAATATGGATAGAGTTAATTCTCTGAGTGACTACACTCAGAAAGTTGCTTGGCAATCTGTTACGTTTAGACCTATGTTGTTTTCAAGCAAAATGTTTGGCCTGAAGGTGGTGCTAGAGAGGTCATGAGTTCACCAAAATGATCAGGGTTCATTCATGCTCTGAGCAgcatgaatgtatttttttatgtaatttcatGGCGATCTGCCCAATAAATTTTGTTGCTTTGGAGGTGAAGTTTGATCCATTTAGAGGGACACTTACATTTTGACACAATCACTACaacccaaataaataaacaactaaatacatttttacaacatTGTAGCATTTTAGATTtccatctttccatcttttTGGCCTCTTCTGTCACGTGTGCCAATGTGGACTGACTGACTAATGCAGTTCACACGGTGCTCCTACGACACCCGACACTAACAAGACTAGCTGACGTCTGGTAGCTCAATTTCAATGTCACTGATTTAACAAGTTAAATCCTTAATTGTTTTAACCAATCAACTATGGCTGGCACAAGAAAGGGTGAATAAAGGTTAATGTATGGCTAATAATGCCATTAGCCAATGGCTTTGCAGAATGCCACCACTTCTCAGGCTGGCCTATTACTCAGCAGGACAATAATCTGATAACAGATAAGAGGATTCAATCCCAAGCAAAGTTATGTTTGGCAAATGACTTTTTTTGGAATGGAATTACCActgttgctcttttttgttggtttgttgacatttttttcttttttttttttatgtaatcaaattttgaggtgggaTTCTCTTATAAGCCCCTAggggttttctgtatctcacctgcacaatctattgttatttcattcttgttctgatgttttgcttttattgtgcaaaaataaaaaataaaaaaataaaaactattacTGATTAATCACTTGTTAGCAAAGGCAAGGTGTCACTCGCTCTATGTGTACACATTACAGCCTCTGAACTAATATCTGTGGGCTTCACTCCCTTTGTGTCTGCAAGACTCtgccaccctcccacccccaatCAGGAAGTAGGCTAATACTTAAAGCCTTTATCCTCTTTTAtgtatcctcctcctctttgttctCCTTGAGTATGGGGGTCTTAGAGCAgcacaaactaaaataaaataaaataaaataaaataatctaaacaCTTCACAgtaaatttttcaaaattaagttTCACTGAAATACAATCTATCCAGTCTTCtgaaatattttaacaaaatgaTCACAGGGCGTTATGGTTTTTCTCAGccaacatttatattttcagtatAAAATATGCAGTGGTATTTTCCAATCATTGCCTTCAAGTATGACTGCCTTTGAGTAATCTGTAGGGATTGTATATAGATTAATGACCAAAGACACGGTGCCTATGTATTTATAGATTGATCGGAAGAAAACAATACTGATTGTTGTTGTAAATTACCCAAAAACATTAACCATATTCTCTAAACACTGTAAGTCCAAATCATTCACTATTTTGCAGTTGGAGAGGGGTCAAGTCATGAGGGGCGTTCGGTGAGATATGCCCCATTGGCAACGTCACGCCAACCAGGGAGCTCAGCAGGGGATAATGGTATTTAGATGTCCTGTAAGCAAGCAGATCCTCTCAGTCAGCAACATTAATGGGGCCATGAGGCATCCTGCTCATGTCCTCCATGCTTAAGCAAAGGGGCATTAGACGGCAGTAATGCTGGCGGGTTTGAGCGTCCTGTCTACGGTATAGCCAGGGGTGTCGACATGGCGAGCACCAGGAAGGCGCTCAACCTGTGGAACAGGAGACAGAGCCTTTTTCCCAACTACAAAGTCACTGCTTCGGACATTGATCGAAGACCCTCAGAAGACATCCTTCCATTTGCTAAGGAAAGCTGCGTGAAAACATGGAACTCAATGCAAGAGCTGAGCAAGGACATCTACGACATCTATGCCGAgtatgaggatgaagaggatgacaACCTGCCATTCAGCCCCACCAAGCACATGCCATTCCCCAAGAAAAACTACATGATCAACATCAATGTAGGGGGCAAGTCCTACCAGATAGCGTACAGGATGGCTGCCAAGTACCCCAAGACCAGGATAGGGCGTCTTGCCACCTACACAGACCACAACATGAAGCTCGACCTGTGTGACGACTACACTGTGACCAACAACGAGTACTTTTTTGACAGGGACCCAGATGTCTTCCACAGCATCTTCAACTTCTACAGGACGGGTGTGCTGTGGATCAAGGATGAGTTATGCCCCCGCAACTTCCTGGAGGAGATCAACTACTGGGGGGTGAGGATCAGGAATACCCATCGCTGCTGCCGAATCTCCTTTGAGGAGAGGCAGGATGAACTGAACGACCAGCTGAAGATCCAAAGGGAGCTGGAGGCCGAGGTGGAGATCGAGGAGAATGAGGAGCTCTTTCAAGACATGTTCTTGGGACAGAAACGCCGAGCCATCTGGAACCTGATGGAGAAGCCCTTTTCCTCTGTCCTGGCCAAGCTGATGGCGGTAGCCTCCAGCCTGTTTGTCCTGATCTCTCTGGTGGCCATGACTCTCAACACAGTGGAAGAGATGCAGTATAGAACCGCTGCAGGTCAGCTCAGCGGGAAGACCTACTGCGAACATGTGGAGTCTATGTGCATCGCCTTCTTCACCATGGAGTATCTGCTACGTCTGATATCCACACCCGACCTCAAAGCCTTTAGCAGGAGTGTGCTCAACACTGTGGACCTGATCGCCATCCTGCCTCAGTACCTACAGCTGATCCTGGAGTTCTTTGATAATGAGGAAAACTACGTTAAACATGAAGCTGACATGCAGGCAGTGGGACAGGTGGGAAAGCTGGGGCAAGTGCTGCGGATCATGAGACTGATGCGAATCTTTCGTATCTTGAAGCT from Myripristis murdjan chromosome 9, fMyrMur1.1, whole genome shotgun sequence encodes:
- the LOC115365781 gene encoding potassium voltage-gated channel subfamily V member 2-like, which gives rise to MASTRKALNLWNRRQSLFPNYKVTASDIDRRPSEDILPFAKESCVKTWNSMQELSKDIYDIYAEYEDEEDDNLPFSPTKHMPFPKKNYMININVGGKSYQIAYRMAAKYPKTRIGRLATYTDHNMKLDLCDDYTVTNNEYFFDRDPDVFHSIFNFYRTGVLWIKDELCPRNFLEEINYWGVRIRNTHRCCRISFEERQDELNDQLKIQRELEAEVEIEENEELFQDMFLGQKRRAIWNLMEKPFSSVLAKLMAVASSLFVLISLVAMTLNTVEEMQYRTAAGQLSGKTYCEHVESMCIAFFTMEYLLRLISTPDLKAFSRSVLNTVDLIAILPQYLQLILEFFDNEENYVKHEADMQAVGQVGKLGQVLRIMRLMRIFRILKLARHSTGLRAFGFTLRQCYQQVGCLFLFIAMGIFTFSAMVFTVEHDMPHTNFTSIPHAWWWAAVSISTVGYGDVYPETMLGRIFAFVCISFGIILNGLPISILFNKFSDYYSKLKSNEYTANMKKRGKVRFGKRTAHKFNLCFGNGQSPEIDNYN